The window ACCAATCTGGTTGGAGGCTACCATAAAGGGCCTTCCATTTCCATTTACTCCAAAAGCAATTTGGATATTGAATCCCACCAGCATAAGCTACATAcgtatactggaaaaaaaaaatccccaacacAGCTGgacatgaaatgttttctttcctcctgtgAATCCTTATACAAAATAATGGTTAAAATTTGGCTGTACACATAGGAGgtacattatttttgttgtttaattgagAATATTGTGGATGGTGACAGGCTTCCTGCTAAACAATTCATCGTTTGAAATTCAACTTCCCCTGAAAGTCAAGGTTCAGTGCTGGGTAAAAAGGCATGCAACCAGGTCACCAGCCTCCCAAGCTGGACACAAGGCATGCCTTGGCTGCAGAAAACACGTAATTAGCAGTTACAGGTCTTCATGCCAACAAATTAACGGTTAACAAGGATGATTAGAGTCAATGAAACCAAAGCACAAGCTCTTTGCCTTTTTGATGCTGACCAAAAGCCACAAGCACACACATTTCCCCACGGCAGGTGCATACCACTGGACTTGAGTTGCTTGGATCGCTCTCGCTCCTGGATGGTAGATTTTGGTAAAAGTGGAGTCAGTCCTCGGGACTTGGTAGGTCTCATGTAGCCTTTCATGGGTTCGGCCACTCTGCTTttatcttccttcttcccttctcccagaGCCTTTGATTCAgattttttctgtcattttcttagGTGCCTCCAAGATCTTGCCTTTGGATTCTGGGAGTTGAGGAGCTTCGGAAGCAGTTACTACTAACTCATCTATCATTGTTGAAAATGTCACTTCAATTTTGCCATCTAAGACATCTGACTGGAGTTCTGGTGGTGCCAAGGAAACATACGCCATTTCTCTGATGTCAGAATCCAGACTGATTTCTTCCAATTTATCCTTttatccttttcactttctggaaGCGAGAGAGTCATATCTACCTCCTTATTCAAATTATCTGGGCCCTTGGAATCTCTACCTTCAGTACTTTGGTCCTCACAGAAACTGGGCTTTTGTGCTTTGTCTCCCAGTAGGTGAGGAATTGAAACTGGAGCAGAACCTTGCTCAGACTCTTTGTTTACTGGACATGTTGGGAAATTACTCCTATCTGCACATGCTTCTAGGCGTCTGACCTCACCTGCCAGGCTGGGTTCGTTTGCcagcactccagaaagaaggtgTCCCCCTGCCGGCTCTGTGGTTTCCTCTACTGAGTGCTTTGAGGCACCACAGGGCGTGGACTCAGAGTCTCCTATCACATGCTCTCCATctctccctgcttcatttttcatgGCACCAGCAAGCTCACCTTTATCCTGAAGACAGTTAGAATGATTGTTAACTGTTTCTATGGCTGTTGTCAGAGTTGAGGCAACTCCTCCTGTGCTCATAGAGGGCATAACAGCAGAGGGACCCTCGGGTCTTTGTTCCTTTGGGACTCCTTCTTTGCTGTAACTATCTACCTCTAATAATTTGGGAATCTGGGCTGGAGCTGTCTCTTGCTTACTTTCTGTCAAGGTGCCTGGAAATGAATCACTTTCCTTTACTACTTGAGAAGTAGAAGTGGGTGGTTTTTCACAGGCTGCTGGTTCCTGAGCCTCTAGGGGGACTGACTTTTTCATCAACCCTGGTGGAGTTCTGGGGCAGGTAAATGTAATATTGCTATTTTCGTCCACATAGCCCATTCCTTCAATTCTGTGGTCCCCTATGGTTTCCATGGGAACATGTATTTTTGTTGCATCTATCTTATTCTCCAGAGTGTGCTTCTCAGGGAAACTATTTTTAGTCTTTGTGCTTTTTCCATCATTACTCCTTTTACTTGGTTTGTCAGCCACTGCAGTGTGTCCTTTGGCCACATCTGTCTTATTCTCCTCAGCCAGGACTGAAGGAACAAATCCTGCCCCCGGGATTTGGTCTTGGCAACTCACGTCTGTCATCTTGGTAGCCATTTCAGTAATAGGAGAATCCTTGcctgtgtttgttttatttccGCCAAGAGCCCCAAATTCAAAAGAATTAGCCTCCACATTTCTACCCTTTTGGTCATCTGCTTCCACTGTGGGTGTATCTGAGGTATGTGAGCACAAAGGGACAGTAGGCTCCGACTCCTTGTTTTGATGGGGAGTACTATCGGTAACCCCATCCTTCCTTACGAAAGGCGGGTTAAggatttcttccttcctctccattcTAGCAGGCTGTgtggaataattatttttatactttttggtTTTGCCTTCACTGCCTCTTTTTTTAGGCTTTTCAAAAATCCAAGGAGCTGCCTCATGACCCATCCAAGGACACTTTTCCTCCTTGCTCTGGTTGCTGACCCCCATGTCTGTGGCTACAGCGCCTCTTTCTGCTCTAGCACTGGAAGCCTGAATCATGCCTGACCCGTTTCCCAAAGGAATCAATGCCTGCAAGGTGCTCGCCACCCTAGGGTCCATCATCTCCTTAGGTTCCCCCATCACTATTGCTTCAGTGAGCACAGCCACAGTCCCTGGCTGCTTTGAAGAATCCAGCCCCAACTCCTCACTTTTATCCCCAGTAGCCATCCTCCCACTTGGCACAAAGACAGCTCTGCTGTCCTGGCTATCTGCAAGGAACGGTGGCTCAGACTTTGCTCTCACCTTCCCAGAACTTGCTCTCACCTTCCCAGAACTTGTCTTCCCCTTCCTGCTTTTGCCATCACCTGCCATCCTCTTAAATGGTTCATTCCCTAGTCCAGGGGCCTGAGCTAACACTGTGTCCTGCAGCTGCTCAGAAGCCAAGATGCTGTTCTCATGTCTTTGCTTGGGAACACTTTCCTTTTTTAGTTCTTTAACCTCTTCAGCTCCTTCAGAAAACTCTTTCTGTTTGTCATTCTGCAGTTCAGtcattttactttcatcattCCCTTCTTTTAGACTATTTCCTAATGGATCACCTGCTGTCACAGTGGATATGGAAGCAGGCAGTTCttttgctgcactgggttttGAAACTCCACCCACAGCCTCTTGGTTCATGATGGGAGCGCAACTCTCTTTGGGTCTGACCTCCAAAGGAATTTCTACTTTGTGTGAAGAAACCTCTGTCAGGGGTCCTTTCAGACTGAGGGAGCGGACTGTCTGGCTTTCATCTGCAGGCGTCTGGAGGTGGGGTGCAGCCTGCAGTATGCACTCATCTTGCAGCAATTTCTTCTCCTGGCCCTGTGGTGCTGACTTGTTACCTTTCACCTGTGCCTCAACTCTCTGTTTGGGCTGAGAATTTACCGTAGTTTTCGGGGCTTCTTCCAAAGGACGTGAAGGAATACTTAGACTGTCTGAGACAAAGCTCTCAGCCACCAGTTTGGCTTCTCTGGAATCAGTTTCACATACCCCTTTCAAGTCGTCTCTGGACACTAGTCCATGTTCTGTGCCCACAGTGGTGGGCTGGCTGGGGGGCACAGCTGACTTTTGTGAGTCAGTGGCAAAGGAATAACCTTTAGTCTCGTCTCCATTGTCATCATCCCAAGGTCCCCCAGCCCGGGGTTGAGAATACCTCTTCTgctttggtttcttcttttttttcttcatcatcatTGGTGAGCTTTCTatatcccaggcctccctgccaagATCCCTCTGAGGTTCAAGGAAGTCACCATGAATAGTTTTCCTCTGGTTCCCAGGCTCACCACAGGAAGACGAACCAGAAACCCAACCCAGCTCAGACAAAGGGCAAGGGCCCAGCCCAGGATCAAGAGTCTTCCATGGAGAAGAGCCTCCCAGCAGCTCAGGAGGGACCCTGGAAGGCCTGGGCCGGGTGGGCCGGGCGGACCTGCGGTCACTGGGTCTGCACGCTGGTTTGGCTTGTGTGGGAGGGGTACCTGCAATACATGAAGCTGGCTAAAATTCCAAACAGAAAATCCCTcgttactgtttctttttttaaaaatccatttactGACATTTAAATAGTGACATTTTCACCAACCCACAAACTGATTCATTTAGGAAAAGTTTTTTCCAAAACATTTCTCATTCTTAACTGGGATCAACACATATTTAACAAAGACCCAAGATCATCATCTCAggtgaagacttttttttcctgcaaaacagatttacaaaatatttgaaacttgagaaaagaaattcaaacagAGATCTTCTGAACTGTATAATATACACCCAAATACCTATAAATCTCAACTGATCCTTATTTGTAATTATTGTTAACAGGTACATAATTCCCAAGATAATAACAATGGTAAGCTCCTCTTTTGCTCCCATTGATTAACTGAATGAAATACATATGATTTTACAATTCTAATAGTCTGTCACCAAAATTATACTACTTATCAATATTATACCAATTACTTGGGAAACAGACCAGAAGAACAGAACTATactactttaagaaaaaaaaaagaaagggaaaaaaagaagaaaaagaaaagttactgAATTAGTATTTTGACCAGAGAAACAGCCACACTATTTCAGAACCAGAGCCTCCTACTTTGAAAGACAAATGTGTTAAATTTCAATGTTCTGTTGCTAAAGGTACTTCCCAAAAGACAGAGATATATACATAATGAAAATAGAGTGATGAATTAGAACAATTAGGGTGAGCATCCTTGGAAAAGTTTCAGGAAGTCAGCTAGTACCACCTCTGGCCTCTTAGTTAATGAATGAAGTATGGATCCAAGATCCTGGAAAGAGACTCAGTGAGAGCAGACTAGGACAGCTCTTGCCAAGTCTGATGCAATGAATGActtcaaagaatatgaaaatacttAAAACAGTGACTTTTGTTCTTGTCTTTATCCCTCCAATGTCCTCCAAATCCTACCATTTACTTAATATACCTCAGGCCAATTATTGTTTTTCTTGAAAACTGCTAGGCTTTAGCAATTCACAGCATCATTTAACTTGGCTATTAATCCACAGCTATTTGGTGCTCTCTCTTATACTATTTAATTCAATTGTTATATACATCTTTGATTGCAGAGTTCATGCCTGGGAACTTATGTCTTAGCATGACATGTGCACAAGGACTTGAGAAATCCTTAATGGTATGCTAAATCactaaaacaacattttaaaagtcatatatttatttacttggtgcTAGCCAGTGTTCAAAGCAGTAGAGATTCCAAGTGAACTAAGTCTTGGTCCCTGCCCCCAAGTGCATGTTCTAACCACAGTCACAGAACAGTAGACAAAGAATCACTAAGTTGATAAAGTTGATAATCACGTGTACAGGCTTCTGGCTTAGCATCAAAACTGTGTGAAGCTCACTGAATAATTCAACTTTCAAGTTAGCAAGTATTTTAGGCTCCTTAGTGTATTTAAGAATTTGTTACATTCTGGAAACTTGTTAAAATGCATCTTATGACAAAGGCCTGAGGAGGAGCCGATGatcctgcatttctaataagcccCTAGGTAATGGCTGAAGCTGTTGGGCCATGGAGCCAACTGTAACTAGCAAGGAGTGACAGAACACGTGACCAATTCATTCATCTTAGAACTGAGTTAACTGCATATAAGGAAACTAAATAACCTGCCTAAGGCAACACAGGATATAACAGTAAATGGCTGTCTTGGATGAGTTGTCTTAGGTTGATGcactgataattttaaaatatctaacaaGATGACTCTGCCTAATCAACACAAGATCTGGTTAAGTGGTCCTGATGACTACCACCTTATAACCAGGAACAATGTCTTCTAACACCTTCTCGTCTTTCCCAGTTTAAGTGGTTTCAAAGAGGCCACTTTGTTTCCTGACTTACCTGAAGTCTCTGAAGGAAGCTCAGAAGTTTGACtagatggtttcttttgctctaGTTCTTCTAACACAGAATCCTCATCTGTTGGCAAGCTGTGCTTTTGGCCCATGGCCACGACTGCTTCTAAAGGTAaaagtcaaaaccacaaagatTTCAGAAAAGCACTGATTCAGCTACCTCTCCACCTTGCAGAAATTGGAAATGGGAACAGTTTTTGAGGAATGAGGGATGCTCCTATGAGGGCAGAGAGAACTGGAGTGGTAGTTTGAAGGGGGAGGGCAAGGGGGATTGGGAtggttggtttcttttttttttttttacataagggaaaaataacaactgTTTTTATGTTGGTAGGAAAGATCCAATATAAAGCAGGGTGGGCGGGGGGAGTGGCAGAAATTGGtgagagacaggaagagagagaatggCCAGGGCAATGTGCACAAGGAGACAAGGTGGGATTTAGTTTAAGACAAAGATGCTGGCTCTGATGACTAGGAGCAAGGACCGTTTGCTGATGGCAACAAGAGGGAAGGCAGAGTCTAAGATAAAGAAACAGGTAGTAAGATACATGAGCAAGTGGAATTCTGTGAAAGTTCTCTTTAATTACTTCAATCTTCAATTATCTATAAGGAAAACAGGAAGATGAGTGAGAAAAAGGATGGAGAAGGGGCTGGCGGCCGGAGGAGGGTGAAGGTGAGAAAAACTGTCTAGGGGAGCAGGAATGTGTGTAGACTTGCAAAGTACAGTGGGACTGTCTTCATCCTCCCTAGCATGATGCTCGCGCCTCACTCTTCTGGAGACTACATGGACAGAAATACCGCAAGTAAGCCCATACCTGGTGAAGTCATGAGAGGTACAGCTGACTGTCCCTCATCCTGGAGAGATTTTAACTGGGAATCCTCACTTGTTGCTTCCTGGGTCTGTGCAGTTTCCATGTCCTTAACAGGAACTGGTACCACCTCTGCTTCTGAGAATTTGGCCAGAGCCGCATTGTTGGCCAGGTTCACCTCCGTTTCAGGGGGCTGAGCAACATCCTTTGCCAGGGTCACCTCTGTTTCTGGGGGCAGAGCCACATTCCTGCCCAGGGCCATCTCTGTTGCTGCAAGTGAAACCGTATCCTTGCCCAGGGTCACCTCTATTTCTTGACGTGGAGCCACGTCCTTGGCCAGGGTCGTCTCTATTCCTGGGGATGGAGCCATGTCTTTGACTGGCACGATGACTTCTGTTTCTGGAGGTGCAGCCATGTCCTTGTCTAGAATGGCCTCTGTTTCTGGGGGCAGTCCCATTTCCCTGCTCAGGGCCACCTCTGTTTCTGAGGACAGGCCTATCTCTTTGGCTGAGCGTATTTCTGTGGATGACACAATGTCCTCATCCAGGGGTGCCTCTATCTCTGAGAGTGATGCTGCACCCTTAACGGGGGTCATCTCTTGGTCTGTAGGTGGGACTGTGCCCTCAGCTGAGGCCAAATCCATTGTAACAGGTGGAATGCTCTCTGTTTCTTTGAATAGTAGTATGTCCTGGGCTGCGGATACCTCTGTTTCTGTGGACAGTGCCAGGTCCTCGTCCAAAGACACATCTATTTCTGTGGGCAATATGGCATCCTTAACTGCGGTTTCCTCTGTTTGTACAGGCAGTACCACATCCTTGACTAAGGCCATATCTGATTCGATGGATGATTCCACATCCTTGACCAGTGCCTCATCTGGTTTGGTAGGTGATTCCATGTCTTTAGCCAATGCCACCCCTGTCTCTGTGGCTGGCACCACATCTTTAGCCAGGACCATCTCTGCTTCTCGAGATGGCACCATGTCAGCCGCCTGCAGTTTCATCATCATCTCCAATGCTTCTGCTCTCTCTTCTCCTGATGCCATTTCTACTTTCTCAGCTGGCTCTAAGGGAAATAAGTTGGACACTTAGGATCCATCATTGCCTGCTCATAGCTCTTCACTCAAAACTTACGTTTTTAGGCCATGAGAGATCTGGCTTGTGACCATAACGTCCTAAACATAACTAAAAAGCTGTCCATTAATGCATTTGTTGCTACTCTTCAACAGTTTCAATatttagaagaataaaatattggcAGAACATATAGTGGAggaggaaaggcaaaggagagaaaaaaaacacaggtcaaaaaaccccaaaaacacACACCAACACAGGTACACAATTAGTGGCAGGAAGGGAACCTGTGGATGTCAAGAAACGCCCCCACCTCTGAGTTCTAAATCTGCACTGAATTACATGGACCGTCTTTGCCCTCTAACCCTGATTGTATTTCAACTACAACTTAATTCCTCCAGCTGTGAAGTCagtactttaaaaacatttaaaagtttaaaaagtttaaaaacatttgtgaCAGTGGTGAAAGTTTTATCCATGCTGCAAGCAAAAGGCTAAAAACTATATGATGATTACTGATACTGTAACTATTAAGTGCAAAGAAGGAGTCTAATAATGTACCTTCTGTTGGCTGCAGAGGCTGTGGAATGGCCTCGGGGGAAGTGAAGGATTCCAAGTGTGCAGGGTTGGGGGCTTCTGCAGACCACCCCTGAGGAACAACAGCTGCAGGAGCAAATGTGTCGCAGGGTAACATACCTAATAGTAACACAGAAATCCATTTTTGAAACTCAGTCAACATTGAGGAAAAAGCACATTTGATATCTGATATACACTGCCATAAAGACATAGGTCAACAGGAACAATGAGAAACAAAGCaggaaagtttaaaagtaaaaatcgCTGACATGTGTAAGGTTTGGCTAACTGTTAGGCTGTCACACCACTAATCAACATTGACTGGCCACCTACAGTGTTTTGCAAAGATTCAAAAATTACAATTTTGTGAAAATGATTTGTAAATTATTAAGAACTAGACAgatttaaagtattattattatactgtCCTCTGCCAGACATAATATCACACGAGATTTAATATCACCGGGTCCTTGCCATCAGGATTACAATTTAGCTAGAGAGGCAAAAGACACATATATCAAATAAGGAAAACTGTGTTGTATGGACTAAATGTTATTAGAGTTTACAAACAAATATGAAGAAGACCAGAATAGTCACAGAAGGTTTCAGAGGAGAAACAAGAataagaagagaggagagagaagttaATTTCAGGAATGGAGATACCATTgagcaaagaaaagaatgaagatgcCAAAAGCACATGAATGTTTCTTGGACTATGAGATCAGTCTGATTTAAATAGGTCTTGTAAACCAGAGAGGTAAAACAAGATTAGAACAAACAACAGAAGAAGGATCTGGAAAACCAGATAAATCAAGAGCAAAAAACCCCCAAAGGACAGGGGCATGCTATCTTAAGGTATTAACCATGAAAATGAGATAAGAATAAAGAACAAGGAGTCAGAGTGATCAGGcatattcagaaataattttaaaagggagCAGGATTCTGACAGGTGACTACTGAGATACTCTAGGTATGAAGAGATAGGGGCATTCATTAGGGTAAAGCAGAGAGAgaataaaggaagagaagaaagatgcTGTAAAGAGAGAAGTCAATGCAACTAAATGACTCCCTAGCTAgtgagctgaaaaaaaaaaaaaaaacaggagtcaAAGCCAAAATCAACTCAGGAGATTAGATGACAGCATCAAAGTCAATTTATTCAACATCCTTCTTCCAAGAGATCATAGGGCCACAGGAAAGCACAAGTGAAACATATTACTACTAGTCAGGATCTTtaccaaaaacaaaattataaacataatttGAAGTGGGACTTACTGATGATGGGTAATGAAGGACACCAGAACATGTCACCCTCAGATACACCACTTTGACATAAaaattttga of the Bos indicus x Bos taurus breed Angus x Brahman F1 hybrid unplaced genomic scaffold, Bos_hybrid_MaternalHap_v2.0 tig00002564_arrow_arrow_obj, whole genome shotgun sequence genome contains:
- the LOC113888854 gene encoding microtubule-associated protein 4-like; translation: MAYQGYQNSQNWPENTNFCFEPERMVNPIQTDPFKMHHDDGLEDSLFFPSGTTNTSAFVEQNDPLKDTYGMLPCDTFAPAAVVPQGWSAEAPNPAHLESFTSPEAIPQPLQPTEEPAEKVEMASGEERAEALEMMMKLQAADMVPSREAEMVLAKDVVPATETGVALAKDMESPTKPDEALVKDVESSIESDMALVKDVVLPVQTEETAVKDAILPTEIDVSLDEDLALSTETEVSAAQDILLFKETESIPPVTMDLASAEGTVPPTDQEMTPVKGAASLSEIEAPLDEDIVSSTEIRSAKEIGLSSETEVALSREMGLPPETEAILDKDMAAPPETEVIVPVKDMAPSPGIETTLAKDVAPRQEIEVTLGKDTVSLAATEMALGRNVALPPETEVTLAKDVAQPPETEVNLANNAALAKFSEAEVVPVPVKDMETAQTQEATSEDSQLKSLQDEGQSAVPLMTSPEAVVAMGQKHSLPTDEDSVLEELEQKKPSSQTSELPSETSGTPPTQAKPACRPSDRRSARPTRPRPSRVPPELLGGSSPWKTLDPGLGPCPLSELGWVSGSSSCGEPGNQRKTIHGDFLEPQRDLGREAWDIESSPMMMKKKKKKPKQKRYSQPRAGGPWDDDNGDETKGYSFATDSQKSAVPPSQPTTVGTEHGLVSRDDLKGVCETDSREAKLVAESFVSDSLSIPSRPLEEAPKTTVNSQPKQRVEAQVKGNKSAPQGQEKKLLQDECILQAAPHLQTPADESQTVRSLSLKGPLTEVSSHKVEIPLEVRPKESCAPIMNQEAVGGVSKPSAAKELPASISTVTAGDPLGNSLKEGNDESKMTELQNDKQKEFSEGAEEVKELKKESVPKQRHENSILASEQLQDTVLAQAPGLGNEPFKRMAGDGKSRKGKTSSGKVRASSGKVRAKSEPPFLADSQDSRAVFVPSGRMATGDKSEELGLDSSKQPGTVAVLTEAIVMGEPKEMMDPRVASTLQALIPLGNGSGMIQASSARAERGAVATDMGVSNQSKEEKCPWMGHEAAPWIFEKPKKRGSEGKTKKYKNNYSTQPARMERKEEILNPPFVRKDGVTDSTPHQNKESEPTVPLCSHTSDTPTVEADDQKGRNVEANSFEFGALGGNKTNTGKDSPITEMATKMTDVSCQDQIPGAGFVPSVLAEENKTDVAKGHTAVADKPSKRSNDGKSTKTKNSFPEKHTLENKIDATKIHVPMETIGDHRIEGMGYVDENSNITFTCPRTPPGLMKKSVPLEAQEPAACEKPPTSTSQVVKESDSFPGTLTESKQETAPAQIPKLLEVDSYSKEGVPKEQRPEGPSAVMPSMSTGGVASTLTTAIETVNNHSNCLQDKGELAGAMKNEAGRDGEHVIGDSESTPCGASKHSVEETTEPAGGHLLSGVLANEPSLAGEVRRLEACADRSNFPTCPVNKESEQGSAPVSIPHLLGDKAQKPSFCEDQSTEGRDSKGPDNLNKEVDMTLSLPESEKDKRINWKKSVWILTSEKWRMFPWHHQNSSQMS